A region of Clostridium acetobutylicum ATCC 824 DNA encodes the following proteins:
- the hemC gene encoding hydroxymethylbilane synthase, whose amino-acid sequence MKLTIATRKSKLAQVQTELIINVLKDKYGISSEKLLMETLGDKILDKSLADIGGKGLFIKDIERILLEDKADAAVHSMKDVPFEVPDMFEIAAVTLRVDVRDVFVSRDGTHFKDLKNGAVIGTSSNRRAAQLKMLRDDIKVVPIRGNVQTRIRKMGEEKLDGIILAAAGLKRLNMENIITDYFSVEEMIPAVGQGALGVEIKKENKNRDLFRKLDNKNSRMCVEAERSFMRTLNGDCHSTIGAYAEIVNGQMNVLGFYEIDGRRVKKDVSGNIEDYMSLGKTLAEKILEDK is encoded by the coding sequence ATGAAGCTTACAATAGCAACTAGAAAGAGCAAGCTTGCTCAGGTGCAGACAGAACTAATAATTAATGTATTAAAAGATAAATATGGCATTTCCTCTGAAAAGCTACTGATGGAAACACTTGGAGATAAAATCCTAGATAAGTCACTAGCGGACATAGGGGGAAAAGGACTTTTTATAAAGGATATAGAAAGAATTCTCTTAGAGGATAAAGCGGATGCAGCAGTTCATAGTATGAAGGATGTTCCTTTTGAGGTTCCAGATATGTTTGAAATAGCGGCAGTCACCTTAAGGGTTGATGTAAGGGATGTCTTTGTATCTAGAGACGGGACTCATTTTAAGGACTTAAAAAATGGAGCGGTTATTGGAACTAGTAGTAACAGAAGAGCAGCTCAGCTTAAAATGTTAAGAGATGATATAAAGGTTGTACCCATAAGAGGAAATGTTCAAACCAGAATAAGAAAAATGGGAGAAGAAAAGCTTGATGGAATAATACTTGCAGCGGCAGGACTTAAGAGACTTAATATGGAGAATATAATTACAGATTATTTTTCTGTAGAGGAAATGATTCCAGCTGTTGGACAGGGAGCTCTTGGAGTAGAGATAAAGAAGGAAAACAAGAATAGAGATTTATTTAGAAAGTTAGATAATAAGAATAGCAGAATGTGTGTTGAAGCAGAAAGAAGCTTCATGAGAACTTTAAATGGGGACTGCCATTCTACAATTGGAGCTTATGCTGAAATAGTTAATGGGCAAATGAATGTATTGGGATTTTACGAAATTGATGGAAGAAGGGTAAAAAAAGATGTGAGTGGGAATATAGAGGACTATATGAGTTTAGGGAAAACACTTGCAGAAAAAATTTTGGAGGATAAGTAA